From the genome of Eucalyptus grandis isolate ANBG69807.140 chromosome 2, ASM1654582v1, whole genome shotgun sequence, one region includes:
- the LOC120290799 gene encoding AP2/ERF and B3 domain-containing transcription factor At1g51120-like, whose amino-acid sequence MPSDVGKLNRLVIPKKYAIRYFPCINENAEGNALLHGGTNDVQLVFYDKFMKSWKFRYCYWKSSQSFVFTRGWNWFVKEKALKVRDIVVFYSYDCDETHENIDTFGLIDVKYHRRHGCRNNMGIHSLNEVGLEVELPLNLGRSCGFTKAEHEEELEKETAKKLEGNSSFNFYFFGQKIIVLNYSVYK is encoded by the coding sequence ATGCCAAGCGACGTAGGGAAGCTCAATAGGCTCGTCATCCCCAAGAAGTACGCCATTAGATATTTCCCCTGCATCAACGAAAACGCCGAAGGAAATGCACTGCTTCATGGAGGGACCAACGATGTTCAGCTAGTTTTCTACGACAAGTTCATGAAGTCGTGGAAATTCCGGTATTGCTATTGGAAGAGTAGCCAAAGTTTCGTGTTTACGAGGGGTTGGAACTGGTTTGTGAAGGAAAAAGCGCTGAAGGTGAGGGACATCGTCGTGTTTTATTCGTATGACTGTGATGAAACGCATGAAAACATCGATACTTTTGGTCTAATTGATGTAAAATATCATCGTCGTCATGGTTGCCGCAATAACATGGGGATCCACAGTCTGAATGAAGTTGGTCTGGAGGTAGAATTGCCATTGAACTTGGGAAGAAGTTGCGGATTCACAAAAGCCGAGCATGAGGAAGAACTTGAGAAGGAGACAGCAAAGAAGTTGGAGGGAAATAgtagttttaatttttatttttttggtcagaaaataatagttttaaattaTTCGGTGTACAAATGA